Proteins encoded in a region of the Rutidosis leptorrhynchoides isolate AG116_Rl617_1_P2 chromosome 9, CSIRO_AGI_Rlap_v1, whole genome shotgun sequence genome:
- the LOC139868476 gene encoding uncharacterized protein, with product MNNLEKSISELHLMLKIAEKNIPSKTSEVLMIREEKIKKSQGKGKEIGHWKRNCPTYLAELKKTKASNASTSGIYMIELFAFSSNSWVFDTGYGTHICNNAQGLRKIK from the exons ATGAATAATTTGGAGAAATCTATCTCGGAGTTGCATTTAATGCTTAAGATTGCCGAGAAGAATATTCCATCCAAAACCTCTGAAGTCCTCATGATTCGGGAAGAAAAAATCAAGAAATCACAAGGCAAAGGCAAAG AAATTGGTCATTGGAAGCGAAACTGCCCGACTTACCTTGCAGAGCTGAAGAAGACAAAGGCTAGCAATGCTAGCACCTCAGGTATCTATATGATAGAACTATTTGCTTTCTCTAGTAATTCATGGGTATTTGATACTGGTTATGGAACTCACATTTGTAATAATGCGCAGGGACTAAGAAAGATTAAGTAG